TATTGGAGACACTAACAATCTTTTGGTTATTCACTTTATGCAGGATTGCAAATGTATTGCTATAGATGGGAAAATGGCATCAACACTAGTTATATTTAGAAGTGTGAATGATTTTGTATATTTCTTAAACATCCTTCTCCAGGTATATCTAGAGTTGTAACATGTTAGTTATAAGATATAGAGAACACTACTGATTTAGGACACTAGGTATACATTTACTTAGTAACACTAACACcctttaaaagttttttttcccTCATAATTCATAGCTTAAATGAGCTTTAACAAGCTTGATCCTTTGCAGTTTAGGTTGGCTTATGTTTCTCCAGAGTCTAGGGTGGTTGGTGCTGGAGATTTAGTTGACCATCCAAAGAAAATTGCTCTACATTACTTGCGGACCTATTTTCTCATTGACTTATTTGTTGCACTTCCTCTTCCTCAGGTAAAATTTTTCCTtccatcaaatttcaaaaattctattATCATATTACGTGCTATACAAGCCTTTTAAACTATGCATTAATGGGTTACACTTCTAAATTCTGTCCCATTTATTGTCACAGATGAATTTTCGTTTTTACTGTCTTCTGACATAATAGgataacataaaattaaaatcttaaaatgctGCATGCATGCACGTAAATAATGTGAGACTCTCAGAAACTCTTGCATGCAACACCTTCTATTTGTCTGAAGCATGTATCTAATTGGTCCAACACAGACTGTGTTGGAACTGGAATTAAATAGATAATAGGAGAATTGAGAATCAATATCCTAAGAATTAGTCATATGTGAATAACCAAATCTAATAAAGATTAAGCTCAAATTCTATTCACTCTTTTCATTTCTGTTAACTttcatgctgtgacagagttaACCTGAAGAATGTAATGGTTTGTCATTGATTTGTTCCTATTCCTATCTTCATGAACTGTGTTTCATGATATTGAAGCTCAGAGTGCCAATGTTTCATTATGTGTAGTGAAATATGTGCAGATAATGATAGTGTTTGTGCTTCCAAGGAATTTGGGGATGTCATCAGGAGCGAATTATGCTAAGAATATTCTTCGCGCGGCCGTTCTTGTGCAGTATATTCCCAGGTTATTCAGGTTTCTTCCATTGCTAATCGGCCAATCTCCATCAGGATTCATATTTGAGTCAGCATGGACAAATTTCATCATAAATCTTCTCATTTTTATGCTGTCTAGCCATGTTGTTGGCTCTTGCTGGTACCTCTTTGGTGTGCAGGTAAGTAAAAATAACATTAGAAACTTCCTtcttaagaatttaatttagttactcaccttttttttactttattatctttccctcttctttcttccagAGGGTTAATCAATGTTTGCGAGATGCATGTCATAATTCTGATATTGATGAATGCATGAAAGTCATTGATTGTGGACATGGTCGTACTTTAGACGATCAATCTGGCAAAGCATCTGCTGGTTGGATCAACAATGTTGAGGCCATTGCTTGTTTAAATCCCTCTTCTAAGGCTTCTAATGGCTTTAGTTATGGGATCTATGCCAATGCTGTACCACTTACTACAGAAACTGACCTtgtcaacaaatatttttatgctTTGTTTTGGGGTTTCCAGGTAAGAATTTCatcatttcatttctttttcttgcatcattTAGAAGATATGAAGATTGAAATGTGCTAATTATTGTTACCTTCATGTACAAGTTACCATCATTTACATTTTTGGTTGGACTCAAAATCACTTTCTTACCTTTCATAACTAACTAAATTAACAAGTTCTATTCTACTAATTACATATCTGCTTAATTCCTGCTATGCAATAAAATTAGAAGTCTCTTATCTCCTGCCGCTAGTTCCAATTTCTTTACTATGTTACTAAGCTCTTTGGATTGTAATCATATACAAAGTATAAATTGAAGTATAAGAATGTCAAAGTATATTTGAACTTCTGAACACTTGTCATAGAGCCCTGAATATTCGAGTGCCAATCAACACTAACTTAGATTGTAAAGTTGGTTAATGAAAGCACATGAAATGGTTTTGATAACTCTCAACATTTATTCCTTTGTGATCTTCATTACAGCAAATAAGTTCTCTCGGCAGTAGTCTAATCCCAAGTTATTTTGTGTGGGAAGTACTTTACACAATGGCAATCATAGGATTAGGACTCTTGCTTTTCGCGCTTCTCATTGGAAATATACAGAACTTTCTTCAGTCTCTTGGTCGGAGGTagtatttatttacttttgttaaattctaatttcatgcCGACCTCATAGTGGaataaggctttgttgttgctGATGTTAAATTCTTTTCCATGTTGAAGTTTAGAAATGATGCAGACTGTTGAGTAGATGTAATGGCACAAAGCCTTCTTATGCTGaaagttttaacttttaatttgcCTTTAAGTTCAAAAGTTCATGATATATATTCTTCAATCTTGCTTACAGAAAGCTTGAAATGCAACTTAGAGGCCGTGATGTTGAGCGATGGATGAGCCATCGTCACTTGCCAGAAGATCTAAAAAAGTATGGCATTTTCTATCAATTAGGGTCCATTTGTTACactaaatttctaaattttgcaCAGCATTATTTATAGATTAATTCTTCTTGTTGTTTCATCATTCAGGAGAGTGCGCCAGGCCGAACGGTATAATTGGGCTGCAACAAGGGGAGTGAATGAAGAAATACTTATGGAAAATTTGCCAGAAGATCTTCAGAGAGACATAAGGCGTCATCTCTTCAAATTTATCAAGAAAGTAGGCGCTACTAGAATATGATTGTGCTTATAATTTGAGCAGATAGTAAATTATGATTATACAGTTTAGATTCTAGGTGAACTTCAAAATCTCAGCTGCTGCCAAATGAAATTCTGCTCATAAAATTTGATTGTGAAAAACCATTTTGAAGCAAAGATTTATTCATGTTAGGCAACCCTTAAAGTTCTGCTTTTATGCAGGTCCGAATTTTTGCCTTGATGGATGAGCCAATCTTAGATGCTATTTGTGAGAGAATAAGACATAAGACATACATCAAAGGAAGTAGAATTTTGAATCATGGTGGCATTATAGAGAAAATGGTCTTTGTTGTTCGCGGGAAATTGGAGAGCGTTGGAGTCGATGGAATCGTAGTTCCCTTAGCTGAAGGGGATGCTTGTGGTAAAGAACTTTTGACATGGTATCTTGAACATTCTCTGGTGAGAACAGGTATAGTAACACTTGATTCAAAGACAAGAGAACATGCCTAAGATCAAAAGCACTTACTGCAATGttcattaataatttattatttttattttttatttgcagATGATAAGAAAGTAAGACTTCCAGGACAGAGGTTGCTTAGCAACAGGACGGTGAAGTGCTTAACAAATGTGGAGGTATTTTCACTCCGAGCGGCTGATCTTGAAGAAGTCACGATCTATTTCACAAGATTCTTGAGGAGTCCACATGTTCAAGGAGCTCTAAGGTCTCATTCTTAACAAATTTCTGATTAATTGTCCTTAATTTAAATGAATTTTCCATTTTGCCATGCACTAGACTAGCACCTGCATTTTTAGTTTATGACAAATTAATGTATGATCTTTTTGTGTGACGTATTCACGTAACGTATATAATATGTTAGATAATAGAAATATTACGTGAAATTTAGATTctctaaaatgataaaattggtAAAGTGATAAAATGAGAATTTAATCATGattgattttataattaattttttattttatcactttaccaattttttcattttaaaaaatctttattCATTTATGCGTATCTTTTGATTAGTTTAAGTTTCTAGACAAATGAtttcataatataatattaaaattttaaaaaagcaTATGAAAAAATTTATGCAAAATACATACAAAATCCGAAAAGACAGTACATgagaaataataatagaaatataactatttatttatttttttgtgataagtgtttgaaaagttattttagAATATAATATTTGAAAAGTATTCAATTTTACTATTATCCAAAAAGTATTCATGACTCTGTAAACATGTCATAATTGTGTTGTTTTAGGTATGAATCACCTTATTGGAGATCACTTGCAGCAACACGAATTCAGGTTGCCTGGAGATACAGGAAGAAACGTCTGAGTCGTTCTGATAGCCAAACAATCTAATTAAACATCTAAGCCATCATAGGTTGCTTCAACTCTTGGATTCACTAGCTTCTTTCCAACTACAaacttttctaaaataataactaattgctTCCACATAACTTTTTGCTTTACTTATAATTTAACGCGTCCTTGGGCTTTGCTTTTTCCCACAAGAAAGGCATCGTTATTGATGCACTAATAATAGGTACATATATATTATCTAATTATTTTGTACTcatgtgaaaatgtgaaagtaCATCCCTTCATAGTTAATGTATCTTGTTTAAGTTTAGCATGCCTAGAAGATTTCCCAATACAGCAATACTCAATATGTGCTTCACGGAAAGTTTGACTATAGCTCGTATTGTACAGtgtaagaaatataaaatacacaaattataCGGATAAAGGTTAGGAGGAGGCCGGCGCTAACGTGATGAAGGCGAGTTTTTCCTGCAGGTGAGAACTCCCGTAGAATAGTGCAGTGGATGACGCGTGTCATGGCTGTGAAACTACGCGCAGACAGCGTTTGCAGTGGGTTGTGTGATTACGCGTTAATGATGATAAATAGAAAGTTGGCCTTCTTGGCAATGATGGAGTACCCAGTTTCTGTAACGGTGGGctatttgttgagttatttaAAGtgtaaaaaatttgtttttaaagGCTGGTCTGAGTTGTTCTAATGTTTTGTTAATCGACAGGATTTGACTCCTGgctaaggaaaaaaaaaaaaaacagaataaatATGTTTAGTAgtttacccaaaaaaaaatgtatagtgtgccatatttaaaaaaacaatGTATTTAGTGTTTTGGTTTACACCCAAATGGATATTTTACTCGAAAttatttgataacaaaaaaattagtcaaaaatagttgaaatttatcttatttagtatttattagttattgtaataattaataaatactaaataaaataaggtgtttttttttcaaacattattattatttagtaaaaagatgatgtaaattatatttattagtaCCGTATAGAGTATGATAATGTTAATCTAAAATAATGAAATTGCAATATTGTATTTTGGAAGCATGTAGTGCCTTCAATGTTAGAAATAAATAAGCTGAGAAGttgtaaacattttttttttgaatgttTTAGACTTATTTAAAATGCAAGAATGGAAGTGTAAAAACCTAAAagcttttaattaaataaatgagCTGTCTTTTagcaaaggaagaaaaaaaattgatacacTAGAGTTTACGTGGTAGGCTTTAAGTTTTATGATTTATGATTTAGGCTATGAATGCTAGTTATGTGGAGTTTAGTAATTAGGTGTGTTGCCgtgttggggtttagggttattgtttagggttattagttaggttttaggatttatggtgaGGGTTTAGTATTTAGGGCGTATAGTTTAGAGATtcaggtttaggatttaggataaAGAGTTAGTGGTTATAGAAagagggtttagtgtttatagtTAGAGCTTGTGACTAAGGATTTTTGGtttataatttatgatttatgatttagtggtttaggatttagaatttagaatggATGAGTTAGTATTCAATACTTAGGACTTTGGTTTTTTATCACAACCTATTTCACAAGATTCTTGAGGAGTCCACATGTTCAAGGAGTTCTAAGGCACATTCTTAACAAATTTCTGATTAATTATTCTTAATGTAAATGAATTTTCCATTTTGCTATGCACTAAGATAAGAAACTGCATTTTTAGTTTATCACAAAAATTTATCTATGATCCTTCTATGTGAGGTATATAATATGTTAAAGATATATCTatcaacttaaattttaaagGGGTCTGCTACACATATAAGTAAAAAGGCtgtacaagttttacaagttatcAGTCCAAACTTCATTAACACGCGCATTAACTCATTTTGAATGGAGCGTAACTACACGCGCCCCACTCAAACGGttcctcttcgtcttcttcttcttcttcttcttctcttcttcttcttcctct
The Arachis duranensis cultivar V14167 chromosome 5, aradu.V14167.gnm2.J7QH, whole genome shotgun sequence genome window above contains:
- the LOC107490707 gene encoding probable cyclic nucleotide-gated ion channel 20, chloroplastic — its product is MAAASKAARQRLRMLHGLLRDGGEVTEHEAVAVRRNDDVNGTRRWLDGGRYISIECFVMTNFEKEEAAALSETQAQVSHKRHASFEGHGWPVTSKRTSPLMNMSGPIYATNGTGNFLHQGLVVTVNKVWSNTEKSSSSSGLGENHWNNNYARKNEHLLNSGELGMCDDPYCTTCPANFKDSHRRNSKASTAFDAKLQGALYGDAKCYARRLFSFCSSFSPGIINPHTKLVQQWNKFLAISCLFAIFLDPLFFFLIYVQKDCKCIAIDGKMASTLVIFRSVNDFVYFLNILLQFRLAYVSPESRVVGAGDLVDHPKKIALHYLRTYFLIDLFVALPLPQIMIVFVLPRNLGMSSGANYAKNILRAAVLVQYIPRLFRFLPLLIGQSPSGFIFESAWTNFIINLLIFMLSSHVVGSCWYLFGVQRVNQCLRDACHNSDIDECMKVIDCGHGRTLDDQSGKASAGWINNVEAIACLNPSSKASNGFSYGIYANAVPLTTETDLVNKYFYALFWGFQQISSLGSSLIPSYFVWEVLYTMAIIGLGLLLFALLIGNIQNFLQSLGRRKLEMQLRGRDVERWMSHRHLPEDLKKRVRQAERYNWAATRGVNEEILMENLPEDLQRDIRRHLFKFIKKVRIFALMDEPILDAICERIRHKTYIKGSRILNHGGIIEKMVFVVRGKLESVGVDGIVVPLAEGDACGKELLTWYLEHSLVRTDDKKVRLPGQRLLSNRTVKCLTNVEVFSLRAADLEEVTIYFTRFLRSPHVQGALRYESPYWRSLAATRIQVAWRYRKKRLSRSDSQTI